A genomic segment from Microcoleus sp. FACHB-672 encodes:
- the nadA gene encoding quinolinate synthase NadA: MFTTALLRRDQTADLPHDLFAAINALKQELNAVILAHYYQDSDIQDIADCIGDSLELSRKAANTNADVIVFAGVHFMAETAKILNPNKLVLLPDLDAGCSLADTCPPAAFGEFKAAHPGHLVISYINCSAAIKAMSDIICTSSNAVKIVRQIPEDQPIIFAPDRNLGRYVIQQTGRDMVLWQGSCMVHETFSEKKIVQLKIEHPEAEIIAHPECEEPVLRHATYIGSTSALLKYAQQSSASAFIVATEPGIIHQMQKQTPHKQFIPAPPVNSTCACNECPHMRLNTLEKLYLAMKNRAPEITLPEETRLAALKPMQRMLEMSL, encoded by the coding sequence GTGTTTACGACTGCACTTCTCCGACGCGATCAAACCGCTGATCTGCCCCATGACTTGTTTGCGGCGATTAATGCCCTGAAACAAGAGCTAAACGCTGTGATTCTGGCTCACTATTACCAAGACTCCGATATTCAGGATATCGCAGACTGTATCGGCGATTCTCTGGAGCTTTCCCGCAAAGCCGCCAACACAAATGCGGATGTGATTGTTTTCGCCGGCGTTCACTTCATGGCAGAAACGGCCAAAATTCTTAATCCCAACAAACTGGTATTGTTGCCCGATTTGGATGCCGGTTGCTCCTTGGCAGACACTTGCCCACCGGCAGCTTTTGGGGAGTTTAAAGCCGCTCATCCGGGACATTTGGTGATTTCCTATATCAACTGCTCAGCCGCGATTAAGGCAATGAGCGATATCATCTGCACCAGTTCCAACGCCGTTAAAATTGTCCGCCAAATTCCCGAAGATCAGCCGATTATTTTTGCCCCAGATCGGAATTTAGGCCGGTATGTGATACAGCAAACCGGCAGAGATATGGTGCTGTGGCAAGGCAGTTGCATGGTGCATGAAACCTTCTCAGAAAAGAAAATAGTCCAGCTCAAAATCGAACATCCAGAGGCTGAAATCATTGCCCACCCGGAATGTGAGGAGCCGGTGTTACGCCATGCTACCTATATTGGTTCCACGTCTGCGCTACTGAAATATGCTCAGCAAAGTTCTGCGAGTGCTTTTATTGTTGCAACGGAACCGGGAATCATTCACCAAATGCAAAAGCAGACGCCTCACAAACAGTTTATTCCAGCACCGCCGGTGAACAGCACTTGCGCCTGCAATGAATGTCCTCACATGAGGTTAAATACACTGGAAAAGCTTTATCTGGCAATGAAAAATCGTGCCCCAGAAATTACCCTTCCAGAAGAGACACGATTAGCGGCATTAAAACCGATGCAGCGAATGCTAGAAATGAGTCTTTAG
- a CDS encoding TerB family tellurite resistance protein, which yields MPLQPPPPPPITPRQMTLLRVVTAMAWADGELATEEVDFMLQRFSQLFASNSNQQQKLQQELRDYLMQNIPLNELIPKLASTEERELVLRLGYEVISSSARTPDEPAINTEEADAYQNLVSLLNLPADVVKRIESEIAAAPDSDEGLVDKLTHQIEEFIQG from the coding sequence ATGCCACTACAACCACCCCCACCCCCACCAATTACCCCCCGTCAGATGACTTTGCTGCGAGTTGTGACAGCTATGGCATGGGCTGATGGGGAACTTGCCACAGAAGAAGTAGATTTTATGCTACAGCGCTTTAGTCAGCTGTTTGCTTCCAACTCAAATCAGCAGCAAAAATTGCAACAAGAATTGCGGGATTATCTCATGCAAAATATCCCGCTCAATGAGTTGATTCCCAAACTGGCAAGCACCGAAGAGCGGGAATTAGTGCTAAGGCTTGGTTATGAAGTCATTTCTTCTAGTGCTCGCACCCCTGATGAGCCGGCAATTAATACGGAAGAAGCCGACGCTTACCAAAACCTGGTGAGCTTACTTAACTTGCCGGCAGATGTGGTTAAACGCATCGAGTCAGAAATTGCAGCCGCACCCGATAGCGATGAAGGACTTGTTGATAAACTCACTCACCAAATCGAGGAATTTATCCAAGGCTGA
- a CDS encoding TIGR04168 family protein, translated as MVINQNHQDKPIKIAVVGDIHDQWEEADRLALMHLGVDLVLFVGDFGNESVPVVQEIASIDLPKAAIMGNHDAWYTATDWGRSKCPYNRQEEDRVQQQLDLLGEAHVGYSKLDFPSLDLTVVGSRPFSWGGPQWKYSDFYRRFDVAGFEASTNRIVAAAKSSAYKTVIFLGHNGPTGLGDLPEDPCGKDWNPIGGDFGDPDFEEAIAQTQALGKQVPFVTFGHMHHNLRHTQQRLRRSVHVSSEGTVYLNAASVPRIAYTENERRRNFSIVSLSNGVVSEITLVWVSQDFSIASEQVLFQSSSTVGMPA; from the coding sequence ATGGTTATCAATCAGAATCATCAGGATAAACCGATTAAAATCGCCGTAGTTGGGGACATTCATGATCAGTGGGAAGAGGCAGATAGACTCGCCCTGATGCATTTAGGCGTTGATCTGGTGCTATTTGTGGGGGACTTTGGCAACGAGTCGGTGCCGGTGGTGCAGGAAATTGCATCCATTGATCTTCCCAAAGCAGCGATCATGGGCAACCATGACGCATGGTACACGGCAACAGATTGGGGGCGCAGCAAGTGTCCCTACAACCGGCAAGAAGAAGACCGGGTGCAGCAACAGCTAGATTTATTAGGGGAAGCCCATGTCGGTTACAGCAAGTTAGACTTTCCCAGTTTAGATTTAACCGTCGTGGGAAGTCGTCCGTTTAGCTGGGGTGGCCCACAGTGGAAATATAGCGACTTTTACCGGCGCTTTGATGTGGCCGGCTTTGAAGCATCCACCAATCGTATTGTCGCTGCCGCCAAGAGTTCGGCTTATAAAACCGTGATTTTTCTCGGTCACAATGGCCCTACCGGCTTAGGTGATTTGCCGGAAGATCCCTGCGGCAAGGATTGGAACCCGATTGGCGGAGACTTTGGCGATCCAGATTTCGAGGAAGCAATCGCGCAAACACAAGCGTTGGGTAAACAGGTGCCGTTTGTCACTTTTGGCCATATGCACCATAACTTACGCCACACACAGCAGCGATTGCGTCGCAGTGTCCATGTCAGTTCTGAAGGCACCGTTTACTTGAATGCTGCCAGTGTGCCTCGCATTGCCTATACCGAGAACGAACGCCGACGTAACTTCTCGATTGTCTCCCTCAGTAACGGTGTGGTGTCCGAGATTACCTTAGTTTGGGTGTCTCAAGATTTCTCCATCGCCTCTGAACAAGTTCTTTTCCAAAGCAGCAGTACGGTGGGGATGCCGGCTTAA